The following is a genomic window from Alkaliphilus sp. B6464.
TACGGTAACGTAAAAATTCTATGCTCTTTTTACCGTTTAATACGTGATTTCCCGGCTCAAAATAAATGTGAAGAGGCGGGTCATCGTAAGGGTCGTCATATTTCATTACCTTAGGTATATATACTGGTACACCACCTATGGAGTCAACTATAGCCCCTACTCCTTTATAGGTAAGTGTTACATAGTAATCTACCGGCACGTCATGAAGCAAACTACTTATTACGGTTTTTACTCCTTTAGCACCATGGGCACCATAGGCGGCGTTTATTTTTTTCTGATCTGATCTAGGATATCCTTCTCTTACTAAATAAGTATCTCTAGGTATGGAAATTCCATCCAGACTTTTCTTATCAGGGTCAAAGGACATAAACATCATCATATCACTTCTTGGACCTTCTAGTCCTAAAACAATGAAGTTTATCCTTTTACTGTTTTTAGCTAATCTTAGAAGCTCATCCATCTCTCCATTTTCTCCATCTAATTCATCATTTCCGTCGTCAGTAACAACTACAGGTAAATTGTCTGACTCATCTTCCCTCATAAACTTATTAAATGACCAAACAACTCCGCTAAACACCATAACAAAGGAAAGAAATGCAACTATAAATACCTTCCAAAATGTCTTCACATCATTCACTTCCTCATCCTAGTCTTATATCGTATAATAACTGTATTTCATAATTATAAATTCAATATTTTTATATTATAGCAAATTTCGATAAAATAATCCACAAGTAAACTACGAGTTTCCTTTGAAAGCGGAAACCTTAACTCTTTCGTTACATTGTAATAAAAATCCCCGAATGCACAATTTATTACACAAAAATATACCCCATGTTCCAAAGAGGAACAATGGGGTATATTTTTCTATCTTTTACTTCCTAATCCTAAAACCCTTATATATTCAGCATAAGGATCTTCTGTTCCTTGAAGCAGACTTTCTTCTTCCTTTAAAAGCATAATATGCTCGATAATATCCTTTGATATCCTTTCACCCGGAGATACTATAGGTATTCCTGGAGGATAGGCCATAATAGACTCCCCACTAATTTCCCCTTCTGCATCTTCAAACTTTATTGCCTTTTTATTGCTATAAAAAGCATCCCTTGGAGAAACTATTACATCTGGATTTTCTAGAAAACTATTAACTACTTTAATTTCTTCATCTGTTTTATATTTTTCTGCTATATCTACTAAGGCTTCTACTAGTGCGTCTAATTGCTCCTTATGGTCTCCTAAGCTAACTATAGCTAATATATTATAATAATCTGCAAGTTCTACTTGTATGTTGTATTCGTCTATTAATATGTCGTAAACTTCGAAGCCAGTTAGTCCTAACTTTCGTACATTTACTCCTAGTTTACTTTCGTCAAAAGAATGTACTCCCTGTGTCCCTATAAGTTCTGTACCAAAGGCATATAGTCCTTCTATTTTATTTATTCTACTTCTAGCATCCCTAGTCAAATCTAAAACCTTTTGAAGAAGTTTAGTCCCTTCTACAGCTAATTGTTTTCTTGCTACATCTATGCTAGCCATAAGCAAGTAAGAAGCACTAGTTGTTTGCATAAGAGATAGATTTTTCTTAACAATAAAAGGATCTATAATTCCTTCCCTTAGTAAAAGAAGAGAACTTTGAGTTAATGACCCTCCTGTTTTATGGGTGCTAATAGCACTCATATCTGCACCAGCTTCCATAGCGCTCATAGGAAAATTCTCGTGAAAGCTCATATGGGCTCCATGTGCCTCGTCTACTAATACTGCCATAGCATTTCTATGAGCTACTCTTACAATATCTTTTATATTTGATGTGGCCCCGTAATAGGTTGGATTAATTAAAAATACTGCTTTGGCATCTGGATGTCTTCCAATGGTTTCTTCTACACTCTCTACTGTAACACCCATGGCAATACCAAGATCACTGTTGATTTCGGGTTGTATATATATTGGTATAGCTCCACTTAATATTAATCCCGAAACTGCGGATTTGTGCGCATTTCTAGGTAAAATTATTTTATCTCCTGGTTGACATGCACTCATAATCATTGCCTGCACCCCCGAAGTTGTCCCATTTACTAAAAAGAAGGCTTTATCCGATCCATAGGCATAGGCAGCTAGCTCCTCAGCCTCTTTAATTACTCCAATGGGGTTACAAATGTTATCTAAGCATTTCATAGAGTTGACATCTAACTCCATTACTATATTTCCTACATAATCAGTAAACTCCTTTAAACCCCTTCCATGTTTATGTCCAGGTACATCAAAGGGAATTACATTGTTTTTATGATGTTCTTTTAATGCCGTAAATAGTGGTGTTTTGTTTTGATTTAAATAAGACACATTTGCACCCCTTTCAAAAATTATAAAAATACAATAGATTCATTAAACATTATTTTTAATAAACATGCAATAATTTTTTTATATCTACTTAAACAAAAAAGAATACCCTAATATGAATTAGGATACCCTTGTCTTATGTGTATTATCCGATGACCGAATTATTCGCCAAATATTTTAATTAACTCTGATACCATTTTTG
Proteins encoded in this region:
- a CDS encoding LCP family protein gives rise to the protein MKTFWKVFIVAFLSFVMVFSGVVWSFNKFMREDESDNLPVVVTDDGNDELDGENGEMDELLRLAKNSKRINFIVLGLEGPRSDMMMFMSFDPDKKSLDGISIPRDTYLVREGYPRSDQKKINAAYGAHGAKGVKTVISSLLHDVPVDYYVTLTYKGVGAIVDSIGGVPVYIPKVMKYDDPYDDPPLHIYFEPGNHVLNGKKSIEFLRYRKPNQGSGALDRNGDVGRIQAQQEFMKSAMKKVLGPKLPNAVTTAFKHVKTDMPLQDAMKYATSAVGLKMDNVNISVLPGEAEYKGGVSYFFHDSKALKDLLIQIYSGESTTETSNE
- a CDS encoding aminotransferase class I/II-fold pyridoxal phosphate-dependent enzyme, whose translation is MSYLNQNKTPLFTALKEHHKNNVIPFDVPGHKHGRGLKEFTDYVGNIVMELDVNSMKCLDNICNPIGVIKEAEELAAYAYGSDKAFFLVNGTTSGVQAMIMSACQPGDKIILPRNAHKSAVSGLILSGAIPIYIQPEINSDLGIAMGVTVESVEETIGRHPDAKAVFLINPTYYGATSNIKDIVRVAHRNAMAVLVDEAHGAHMSFHENFPMSAMEAGADMSAISTHKTGGSLTQSSLLLLREGIIDPFIVKKNLSLMQTTSASYLLMASIDVARKQLAVEGTKLLQKVLDLTRDARSRINKIEGLYAFGTELIGTQGVHSFDESKLGVNVRKLGLTGFEVYDILIDEYNIQVELADYYNILAIVSLGDHKEQLDALVEALVDIAEKYKTDEEIKVVNSFLENPDVIVSPRDAFYSNKKAIKFEDAEGEISGESIMAYPPGIPIVSPGERISKDIIEHIMLLKEEESLLQGTEDPYAEYIRVLGLGSKR